The following are encoded together in the Poseidonibacter lekithochrous genome:
- the hisB gene encoding imidazoleglycerol-phosphate dehydratase HisB, with protein sequence MTEINRETRETKIKCKLDINGSGKSTIKTGVGFFDHMLEALSKHSGMDLELTCDGDLHVDAHHTVEDCGIVIGKALKEEIFPIEAVERYGNATVVMDEAATTCALDLSNRPFLVYEVNVSGKVGEFDVELAEEFFHAISGNAGLTVHIIQDRGRNKHHILEASFKAFAVALRRALVKNERLGIPSTKGVL encoded by the coding sequence ATGACAGAGATAAATAGAGAAACTAGAGAAACGAAAATTAAATGTAAATTAGATATCAATGGTAGTGGAAAATCAACTATTAAAACTGGAGTTGGTTTTTTTGATCATATGTTAGAGGCTTTATCTAAACATAGTGGTATGGATTTAGAACTTACATGTGATGGTGATTTACATGTTGATGCTCATCATACTGTAGAAGACTGTGGTATCGTAATAGGAAAAGCACTTAAAGAAGAAATTTTTCCTATTGAAGCAGTTGAGAGATATGGTAATGCAACAGTAGTTATGGATGAAGCTGCAACTACATGTGCATTAGATTTATCAAATAGACCATTTTTAGTATATGAAGTAAATGTATCAGGAAAAGTAGGTGAGTTTGATGTAGAACTAGCTGAAGAATTCTTCCATGCAATTTCTGGAAATGCTGGATTAACTGTACATATTATTCAAGATAGAGGTAGAAATAAACACCATATCTTAGAAGCATCTTTCAAGGCATTTGCTGTTGCATTAAGACGTGCATTAGTTAAAAATGAAAGACTTGGAATTCCAAGTACAAAAGGTGTTCTATGA
- a CDS encoding septal ring lytic transglycosylase RlpA family protein has translation MKFLNKTIKYSVTTSLLIGTLLITGCSQKEPSYSVPSSDINKVYKPNTTNVLIRNSKAMHRATLRPYTVFGVRYYPKVVNVGDDFRGIASWYGPNFHAKKTSNGETYNMYAMTAAHKTLPMNTMVKVHNLENGRTAIVRVNDRGPFVAGRIIDLSNKAAHKIDMVRNGTAKVKITVIGYNGEIENGNAPLNELPQNVAKAKPALGTKVNNTEVVESLAPMKIEEKVIMPAGNYDIQVGAFSRMEGALQTKAKYESLTNGKYNVEVKKILSGERYLHKVYITGFDSYNHAQLFKDSNGLNGMIVEK, from the coding sequence TTGAAGTTTTTAAATAAAACTATTAAGTATAGTGTAACTACAAGCTTGCTAATTGGTACACTATTAATTACTGGATGTTCTCAAAAAGAACCTTCTTATTCAGTTCCAAGTTCAGATATAAACAAAGTATATAAACCTAATACAACTAATGTTTTAATTAGAAATTCAAAAGCTATGCATAGAGCAACACTAAGACCTTATACTGTTTTTGGTGTTAGGTATTATCCAAAAGTTGTAAATGTTGGCGATGACTTCAGAGGTATTGCTTCTTGGTATGGTCCTAACTTTCATGCAAAGAAAACTTCTAATGGTGAAACTTACAACATGTATGCAATGACAGCAGCGCATAAAACTCTACCTATGAATACAATGGTAAAAGTTCACAACCTAGAAAACGGTAGAACTGCAATTGTAAGAGTAAATGATAGAGGTCCTTTTGTAGCTGGAAGAATTATTGATTTATCAAATAAGGCTGCTCATAAAATTGATATGGTTAGAAATGGAACTGCAAAAGTTAAAATTACTGTTATTGGATATAACGGTGAGATTGAAAACGGTAATGCACCATTAAATGAATTACCACAAAATGTTGCAAAAGCAAAACCAGCTCTTGGTACTAAAGTTAACAATACTGAAGTAGTAGAATCACTAGCTCCTATGAAAATAGAAGAAAAAGTAATTATGCCTGCTGGGAATTATGATATTCAAGTTGGTGCCTTTAGTAGAATGGAAGGTGCACTTCAGACAAAAGCTAAATACGAATCATTAACAAATGGGAAGTATAATGTAGAAGTTAAGAAGATACTTTCAGGTGAAAGATATTTACATAAAGTTTATATTACAGGTTTTGATTCATATAATCATGCGCAACTTTTCAAAGACTCAAATGGTCTAAACGGTATGATAGTAGAGAAATAA
- a CDS encoding TatD family hydrolase, with amino-acid sequence MIIDTHCHLDNSKYYEDIDKVIQNALDHGVKGFLIPGADFNDLPQSIKLAEKYDSVYFAVGIHPYDIDSYDEKVLEEYINHPKCIAVGECGLDYFRLPEDEEEKKANVAKQKEVFISQIEFAKKVKKPLIVHIREASDDSRQILIDYNAKEVGGVLHCYNASEHLLPLADHEFYFGIGGVLTFKNAKKLVSVLPKIPKDKLIIETDAPYLTPHPHRGERNEPYFTVFVADKMAELLNISRDEIEELTTTNAKKLFKEFSSIS; translated from the coding sequence ATAATTATAGATACACATTGCCATTTAGATAATTCTAAATATTATGAAGACATTGATAAAGTAATTCAAAATGCTTTAGACCACGGTGTAAAAGGGTTTTTAATACCTGGCGCGGATTTTAATGATTTACCTCAATCTATTAAATTAGCAGAAAAATACGATAGTGTTTATTTTGCTGTTGGTATTCATCCTTATGATATAGATTCATATGATGAAAAAGTTTTAGAAGAGTATATAAATCATCCAAAATGTATTGCCGTTGGAGAATGTGGACTAGATTATTTTAGACTCCCAGAAGATGAAGAGGAAAAGAAAGCTAATGTAGCAAAACAAAAAGAGGTATTTATATCTCAAATTGAGTTTGCTAAAAAAGTGAAAAAACCTCTTATTGTTCATATTCGTGAAGCATCAGATGATTCAAGACAAATCTTGATTGATTATAATGCAAAAGAAGTAGGTGGAGTTCTTCATTGTTACAATGCAAGTGAACATCTACTTCCTTTAGCTGATCATGAATTTTATTTTGGAATTGGTGGGGTTTTAACTTTTAAGAATGCTAAGAAATTAGTATCAGTTTTACCTAAAATACCAAAAGACAAATTAATCATCGAAACTGATGCTCCATATCTTACTCCACATCCCCATAGAGGTGAGAGAAATGAACCATATTTTACAGTTTTTGTGGCTGATAAAATGGCAGAACTTCTAAATATCTCAAGAGATGAGATAGAAGAACTAACTACAACAAACGCAAAAAAATTATTTAAAGAGTTTTCTAGTATATCTTAG
- the hslU gene encoding ATP-dependent protease ATPase subunit HslU, with the protein MDLTPKQIVEYLDDYIIGQDNAKKTIALALRNRFRRMRVPADLQEEIMPKNILMIGSTGVGKTEIARRLAKMMGLPFVKVEASKYTEVGFVGRDVESMIRDLVFESIAIVTKEFQEKIKDKIAEEVNKKIIEKLVPPLPEGATASAKESFIKTYNMMEKKLLNGDLDDKKIEIEVPKKAHVEILDSSMPMDMSSMQESLNKMLGGLNKEKIKKEVTIKDAKVLLRDEASDSLLDQEAIKIEALKRAETGGIIFLDEIDKIASGKQNQNQDPSKEGVQRDLLPIVEGSSVQTKFGQIKTDHILFIAAGAFHVSKPSDLLPELQGRFPLRVELESLDEEALYKILTNTKNSLLRQYKALLEVEDVHLDFDDEAIRAFAKYSETANEKTEDIGARRLHTVIEKVIEDISYEADERKGETIVITKELVEEKLDIIVDNEDLARYIL; encoded by the coding sequence ATGGATTTAACACCAAAGCAGATTGTTGAATACTTAGATGATTATATCATTGGGCAAGACAATGCTAAAAAAACTATTGCATTAGCTCTTAGAAATAGATTCAGAAGAATGAGAGTTCCTGCTGATCTTCAAGAAGAAATAATGCCAAAAAATATTTTAATGATTGGTAGTACAGGAGTTGGTAAAACTGAAATTGCAAGAAGACTTGCAAAAATGATGGGATTGCCTTTTGTAAAAGTAGAAGCTTCAAAATATACAGAAGTTGGATTTGTAGGTCGTGATGTTGAATCAATGATTAGAGATCTTGTATTTGAATCAATTGCTATTGTAACTAAAGAGTTTCAAGAAAAAATCAAAGATAAAATTGCTGAAGAAGTAAATAAAAAAATCATTGAAAAACTTGTACCACCTTTACCAGAAGGTGCAACAGCAAGTGCAAAAGAATCTTTTATCAAAACTTATAACATGATGGAAAAGAAATTACTTAACGGTGATTTAGATGATAAAAAAATTGAAATTGAAGTTCCTAAAAAAGCTCACGTTGAAATTTTAGATTCATCAATGCCAATGGATATGAGCTCAATGCAAGAAAGCCTAAATAAAATGTTAGGTGGATTGAATAAAGAGAAAATCAAAAAAGAAGTAACAATCAAAGATGCTAAAGTTTTATTAAGAGACGAAGCTAGTGATAGTTTACTTGATCAAGAAGCTATTAAGATTGAAGCACTAAAAAGAGCTGAAACTGGTGGAATTATCTTCTTAGATGAAATTGATAAGATTGCTTCTGGAAAACAAAATCAAAATCAAGATCCTTCAAAAGAGGGTGTTCAAAGAGATTTACTTCCAATTGTTGAAGGTAGTTCTGTTCAAACTAAATTTGGTCAGATTAAAACAGATCATATTTTATTTATTGCTGCTGGTGCATTCCATGTATCTAAGCCATCTGATTTACTTCCAGAATTACAAGGAAGATTTCCTTTAAGAGTTGAATTAGAATCATTAGATGAAGAAGCTTTATATAAGATTCTTACTAATACTAAAAATTCACTTCTTAGACAATACAAAGCTTTATTAGAAGTTGAAGATGTACATTTAGATTTTGATGATGAAGCTATTCGAGCATTTGCTAAATATTCTGAAACTGCAAATGAAAAAACAGAAGATATTGGGGCTAGAAGATTACATACAGTAATTGAAAAAGTAATTGAAGATATATCGTATGAAGCAGATGAAAGAAAAGGCGAAACTATTGTTATAACAAAAGAGCTTGTTGAAGAAAAGCTTGATATCATTGTTGATAACGAAGATTTAGCAAGGTACATTTTATAG
- the hslV gene encoding ATP-dependent protease subunit HslV yields the protein MFDATTILAYKGKDKAVIGGDGQVTFGNSVLKGNATKIRKLYKDQILSGFAGSTADAFNLYDMFENHLESTKGDLLKAVIAFSKEWRKDKVLRRLEAMMIVLNKDHIFILSGNGDVVEPEDGAIASIGSGGNFAISAARALAKHSDLDEEAVVKESLMIAGELCIYTNQNIKLLKIED from the coding sequence ATGTTTGACGCAACAACGATACTTGCATACAAAGGTAAAGATAAAGCTGTAATTGGAGGTGACGGTCAAGTTACTTTCGGAAATTCAGTTTTAAAAGGTAATGCAACTAAAATTAGAAAATTATACAAAGATCAGATTCTTTCAGGTTTTGCGGGAAGTACTGCTGATGCTTTTAATCTTTATGATATGTTTGAAAATCACTTAGAAAGCACTAAAGGTGACTTATTAAAAGCTGTTATTGCTTTTTCAAAAGAGTGGAGAAAAGATAAAGTTTTAAGAAGATTAGAAGCTATGATGATTGTATTAAACAAAGATCATATTTTCATCTTAAGTGGAAATGGTGATGTAGTTGAACCAGAAGATGGAGCTATTGCTTCTATTGGTAGTGGTGGTAACTTTGCTATTTCAGCTGCAAGGGCTCTTGCTAAACATTCAGATTTAGATGAAGAAGCAGTGGTAAAAGAATCACTGATGATTGCAGGGGAACTTTGTATTTATACAAATCAAAATATTAAATTATTAAAGATTGAGGATTAA
- the rplI gene encoding 50S ribosomal protein L9: MKVLLIKDVKGLGKTGEVKEVKDGYGKNFLVGKGLAKHATPEVLNRYKAEQRKLAETEAAEIAAAKELSEKLNATKLTIKHKIGANGHLIGSVTSKEISESLNSQFSIELDKKHLSLEKKIKAEGTFEVDCKLGHGIHATLSVVIIGE; encoded by the coding sequence ATGAAAGTTTTATTAATTAAAGACGTTAAAGGTTTAGGAAAAACTGGTGAAGTAAAAGAAGTAAAAGATGGTTACGGAAAAAACTTTTTAGTTGGAAAAGGTTTAGCTAAGCATGCAACACCAGAAGTATTAAACAGATATAAAGCAGAACAAAGAAAATTAGCAGAAACTGAAGCAGCTGAAATTGCAGCGGCAAAAGAATTATCAGAAAAATTAAATGCTACAAAATTAACTATTAAACATAAAATTGGTGCAAATGGACATTTAATTGGTTCAGTTACAAGTAAAGAGATTAGTGAATCATTAAATTCTCAATTCTCAATTGAACTTGATAAAAAACACCTTTCTTTAGAGAAAAAAATTAAAGCAGAAGGAACATTTGAAGTTGATTGCAAATTAGGTCATGGAATTCACGCTACTTTATCTGTTGTAATCATTGGAGAATAA
- a CDS encoding ArsS family sensor histidine kinase, with protein MNLNSITTKISLIFLIAILMLIALFLFYLDYDKKEENKPIINYHQEISKYLKEKRLPEDEVIEYLETLSFEVSRRPFIVLPKGEMIFSKRGFETILFEDEYYFHMVTPFFRILFKDTHDYKKTNYLYVFFPFVLILLILIYIWLIKSLQPLKKLKNDITEFSKGNLQINCKSDKKDEIAEVSNEFDNAVKKIDLLLNSRQLFLRTIMHELKTPIAKGRIVSELINEEKQKDRMISIFERLDFLINDFSKVEQVLSDNYVLTKHKHSLLDIFDDAFILLMINKDSEKIDLTINEDTKINADLSLMAMVIKNLIDNALKYSSDSKIIIKQEENSLLFISKGDKLSKPIEEYFKPFHNETNNKNHGMGLGLYIVKSVLDLHGFIFEYSYENSNNTFKIIYK; from the coding sequence ATGAATTTAAACTCAATAACAACAAAAATATCTTTAATATTTCTAATTGCTATTTTAATGTTAATAGCTCTTTTTTTATTTTATTTGGATTATGATAAAAAAGAAGAGAATAAACCAATCATAAATTATCATCAAGAAATCTCAAAATACTTAAAAGAAAAAAGATTACCAGAAGATGAAGTTATTGAATATTTAGAAACTTTATCTTTTGAAGTTTCAAGAAGACCATTTATTGTTCTTCCTAAAGGTGAAATGATTTTTTCTAAAAGAGGTTTTGAAACAATACTTTTTGAAGATGAATATTATTTTCATATGGTTACTCCTTTTTTTAGAATTTTATTTAAAGATACACATGATTATAAAAAGACAAATTACTTATATGTATTTTTCCCTTTTGTTTTAATTTTATTAATTTTAATTTATATATGGTTAATCAAAAGTTTACAACCTCTCAAAAAACTAAAAAATGATATTACAGAGTTTTCAAAAGGAAATTTACAAATAAATTGTAAGAGTGATAAAAAAGATGAAATTGCAGAAGTCTCAAATGAATTTGATAATGCAGTAAAAAAAATTGATTTACTTTTAAACTCAAGACAATTATTCTTAAGAACAATTATGCATGAATTAAAAACGCCAATTGCAAAAGGAAGAATTGTTAGTGAGTTAATAAATGAAGAAAAACAAAAAGATAGAATGATTTCAATTTTTGAACGTCTTGATTTTTTGATTAATGATTTTTCAAAAGTAGAACAAGTCCTAAGTGATAATTATGTACTTACAAAACACAAACACTCTCTGCTTGATATTTTTGATGATGCTTTTATTTTATTAATGATAAATAAAGATTCAGAAAAAATAGATTTGACTATAAATGAAGATACAAAAATTAATGCTGATTTATCACTAATGGCAATGGTAATTAAAAATCTAATTGATAATGCTCTTAAATACTCAAGTGACTCAAAAATAATTATTAAACAAGAAGAGAACTCTTTATTATTTATCTCAAAGGGAGATAAACTTTCAAAACCTATTGAAGAATATTTTAAACCCTTTCATAATGAAACAAACAATAAAAATCATGGGATGGGATTAGGACTTTATATTGTTAAATCTGTTTTAGATTTACATGGCTTTATCTTTGAATATTCTTATGAAAACTCTAATAATACATTTAAAATAATTTATAAGTAA
- a CDS encoding response regulator transcription factor translates to MIEILMIEDDPEFSLFLGEYLEKYNIKITNYEDPYLGLSAGISNYDLLILDLTLPGMDGLDVCKEISSKYDIPIIISSARSDVSDKIMGLQIGADYYLPKPYDPKEMYAVIQSLLRRSKKINKEEDANSDFIFDKTKHKIFFKKEELILTQAEYEVMIVLLENKNAIVSREQIVNASTSLSDSYSKSLNVIIGRLRSKLEDSSKNPKHLHSIRGLGYKLSQ, encoded by the coding sequence ATGATAGAAATTTTGATGATTGAAGATGATCCAGAATTTTCTTTATTCTTAGGAGAATATTTAGAAAAATATAATATTAAAATTACTAATTATGAAGATCCTTATTTGGGTTTAAGTGCTGGTATTTCTAATTATGATTTATTGATTTTAGATTTAACTCTTCCTGGAATGGATGGACTAGATGTATGCAAAGAGATATCTTCAAAATATGATATTCCTATAATAATCTCAAGTGCAAGATCTGATGTAAGTGATAAGATTATGGGTTTACAAATTGGAGCTGATTATTATCTTCCAAAACCTTATGATCCAAAAGAAATGTATGCTGTTATTCAAAGTCTGTTAAGACGAAGTAAAAAAATAAATAAAGAAGAAGATGCTAATAGTGATTTTATTTTTGATAAAACAAAACATAAAATATTTTTCAAAAAAGAAGAATTGATTTTAACTCAAGCTGAATATGAAGTAATGATAGTTTTATTAGAAAATAAAAATGCAATAGTTTCAAGAGAACAAATTGTAAATGCAAGTACAAGTTTAAGTGATAGTTATAGTAAAAGTCTAAATGTAATTATTGGAAGACTAAGAAGTAAACTTGAAGATAGTTCAAAAAATCCAAAACACTTACATTCCATTAGAGGTTTAGGATATAAACTATCACAATGA